From the Equus quagga isolate Etosha38 chromosome 16, UCLA_HA_Equagga_1.0, whole genome shotgun sequence genome, one window contains:
- the CCNE2 gene encoding G1/S-specific cyclin-E2 isoform X3 → MSRRSSRLQAKQQPQPNQTDSPQEAQIIQAKKRKTAQNCWPPVLSGGISPCIIIETPHKEIGTSDFSRFTNYRFKNLFINPSPLPDLSWGCSTDVWLNMLKKETRYVHDKHFEVLHSDLEPQMRSILLDWLLEVCEVYTLHRETFYLAQDFFDRFMLTQKDINKNMLQLIGITSLFIASKLEEIYAPKLQEFAYVTDGACSEEDILRMELIILKALKWELCPVTIISWLNLFLQVDALKDAPKVLLPQYSQEKFIQIAQLLDLCILAIDSLEFQYRILAAAALCHFTSIEVVKKASGLEWDNISECVDWMVPFVSVVKSTSPVKLKIFKKISMEDGHNIQTHTNYLAMLDEVNYVNTFRKGGQVSPVCNGGIMTPPKSTEKPPGKH, encoded by the exons ATGTCAAGACGCAG tAGCCGTTTACAAGCGAAACAGCAGCCCCAGCCCAACCAGACGGATTCCCCGCAAGAAGCCCAGATAATTCAGgccaagaagagaaaaacagcccAG AATTGCTGGCCACCTGTATTATCTGGGGGTATCAGTCCTTGCATTATCATTGAAACACCCCACAAGGAAATAGGAACAAGTGACTTCTCCAGATTTACaaattacagatttaaaaatctttttattaatcCTTCACCTTTGCCTGACTTAAG CTGGGGATGTTCAACGGATGTTTGGCTAAACATGTTAAAAAAAGAGACCAGATACGTTCATGATAAACATTTTGAAGTTCTGCATTCCGACCTGGAGCCCCAGATGAGGTCAATACTTCTAGACTGGCTTTTAGAG GTATGTGAAGTATACACACTTCATAGGGAAACGTTTTATCTTGCACAAGACTTTTTTGATAGATTTATGTTGACACAAAaggatataaataaaaacatgcttCAACTCATTGGAATTACCTCATTATTCATTGCCTCCAAACTTGAG gaaatctatGCTCCTAAGCTCCAAGAGTTTGCTTATGTCACTGATGGTGCTTGCAGTGAAGAGGATATCTTAAGGATGGAACTCATTATATTAAAG GCTTTAAAATGGGAACTTTGTCCTGTAACAATCATCTCCTGGCTAAATCTCTTCCTCCAAGTCGATGCTCTTAAAGATGCTCCTAAAGTTCTTCTACCTCAGTATTCTCAGGAAAAGTTCATTCAAATAGCTCAG CTTTTAGATCTGTGTATTCTAGCCATTGATTCATTAGAGTTCCAGTACAGAATACTGGCTGCTGCTGCCTTGTGCCATTTTACCTCTATCGAAGTGGTTAAGAAAGCCTCAG gtTTGGAATGGGACAACATTTCAGAATGTGTAGACTGGATGGTGCCTTTTGTCAGTGTAGTAAAAAGTACGAGTCCAGTGAAGCTGAAGATTTTTAAGAAGATTTCCATGGAAGACGGACACAATATCCAGACCCATACAAATTATCTGGCTATGTTG GATGAAGTAAATTATGTAAACACCTTCAGAAAGGGGGGACAGGTGTCACCAGTGTGCAATGGAGGCATTATGACACCACCGAAGAGCACTGAAAAGCCACCAGGAAAACACTAA
- the CCNE2 gene encoding G1/S-specific cyclin-E2 isoform X1, with translation MSRRSSRLQAKQQPQPNQTDSPQEAQIIQAKKRKTAQDVKKKKEEVTKKHQYEIRNCWPPVLSGGISPCIIIETPHKEIGTSDFSRFTNYRFKNLFINPSPLPDLSWGCSTDVWLNMLKKETRYVHDKHFEVLHSDLEPQMRSILLDWLLEVCEVYTLHRETFYLAQDFFDRFMLTQKDINKNMLQLIGITSLFIASKLEEIYAPKLQEFAYVTDGACSEEDILRMELIILKALKWELCPVTIISWLNLFLQVDALKDAPKVLLPQYSQEKFIQIAQLLDLCILAIDSLEFQYRILAAAALCHFTSIEVVKKASGLEWDNISECVDWMVPFVSVVKSTSPVKLKIFKKISMEDGHNIQTHTNYLAMLDEVNYVNTFRKGGQVSPVCNGGIMTPPKSTEKPPGKH, from the exons ATGTCAAGACGCAG tAGCCGTTTACAAGCGAAACAGCAGCCCCAGCCCAACCAGACGGATTCCCCGCAAGAAGCCCAGATAATTCAGgccaagaagagaaaaacagcccAG gatgtcaaaaaaaagaaagaggaggtcACCAAGAAACACCAGTATGAGATTAGG AATTGCTGGCCACCTGTATTATCTGGGGGTATCAGTCCTTGCATTATCATTGAAACACCCCACAAGGAAATAGGAACAAGTGACTTCTCCAGATTTACaaattacagatttaaaaatctttttattaatcCTTCACCTTTGCCTGACTTAAG CTGGGGATGTTCAACGGATGTTTGGCTAAACATGTTAAAAAAAGAGACCAGATACGTTCATGATAAACATTTTGAAGTTCTGCATTCCGACCTGGAGCCCCAGATGAGGTCAATACTTCTAGACTGGCTTTTAGAG GTATGTGAAGTATACACACTTCATAGGGAAACGTTTTATCTTGCACAAGACTTTTTTGATAGATTTATGTTGACACAAAaggatataaataaaaacatgcttCAACTCATTGGAATTACCTCATTATTCATTGCCTCCAAACTTGAG gaaatctatGCTCCTAAGCTCCAAGAGTTTGCTTATGTCACTGATGGTGCTTGCAGTGAAGAGGATATCTTAAGGATGGAACTCATTATATTAAAG GCTTTAAAATGGGAACTTTGTCCTGTAACAATCATCTCCTGGCTAAATCTCTTCCTCCAAGTCGATGCTCTTAAAGATGCTCCTAAAGTTCTTCTACCTCAGTATTCTCAGGAAAAGTTCATTCAAATAGCTCAG CTTTTAGATCTGTGTATTCTAGCCATTGATTCATTAGAGTTCCAGTACAGAATACTGGCTGCTGCTGCCTTGTGCCATTTTACCTCTATCGAAGTGGTTAAGAAAGCCTCAG gtTTGGAATGGGACAACATTTCAGAATGTGTAGACTGGATGGTGCCTTTTGTCAGTGTAGTAAAAAGTACGAGTCCAGTGAAGCTGAAGATTTTTAAGAAGATTTCCATGGAAGACGGACACAATATCCAGACCCATACAAATTATCTGGCTATGTTG GATGAAGTAAATTATGTAAACACCTTCAGAAAGGGGGGACAGGTGTCACCAGTGTGCAATGGAGGCATTATGACACCACCGAAGAGCACTGAAAAGCCACCAGGAAAACACTAA
- the CCNE2 gene encoding G1/S-specific cyclin-E2 isoform X2, with amino-acid sequence MSRRSRLQAKQQPQPNQTDSPQEAQIIQAKKRKTAQDVKKKKEEVTKKHQYEIRNCWPPVLSGGISPCIIIETPHKEIGTSDFSRFTNYRFKNLFINPSPLPDLSWGCSTDVWLNMLKKETRYVHDKHFEVLHSDLEPQMRSILLDWLLEVCEVYTLHRETFYLAQDFFDRFMLTQKDINKNMLQLIGITSLFIASKLEEIYAPKLQEFAYVTDGACSEEDILRMELIILKALKWELCPVTIISWLNLFLQVDALKDAPKVLLPQYSQEKFIQIAQLLDLCILAIDSLEFQYRILAAAALCHFTSIEVVKKASGLEWDNISECVDWMVPFVSVVKSTSPVKLKIFKKISMEDGHNIQTHTNYLAMLDEVNYVNTFRKGGQVSPVCNGGIMTPPKSTEKPPGKH; translated from the exons ATGTCAAGACGCAG CCGTTTACAAGCGAAACAGCAGCCCCAGCCCAACCAGACGGATTCCCCGCAAGAAGCCCAGATAATTCAGgccaagaagagaaaaacagcccAG gatgtcaaaaaaaagaaagaggaggtcACCAAGAAACACCAGTATGAGATTAGG AATTGCTGGCCACCTGTATTATCTGGGGGTATCAGTCCTTGCATTATCATTGAAACACCCCACAAGGAAATAGGAACAAGTGACTTCTCCAGATTTACaaattacagatttaaaaatctttttattaatcCTTCACCTTTGCCTGACTTAAG CTGGGGATGTTCAACGGATGTTTGGCTAAACATGTTAAAAAAAGAGACCAGATACGTTCATGATAAACATTTTGAAGTTCTGCATTCCGACCTGGAGCCCCAGATGAGGTCAATACTTCTAGACTGGCTTTTAGAG GTATGTGAAGTATACACACTTCATAGGGAAACGTTTTATCTTGCACAAGACTTTTTTGATAGATTTATGTTGACACAAAaggatataaataaaaacatgcttCAACTCATTGGAATTACCTCATTATTCATTGCCTCCAAACTTGAG gaaatctatGCTCCTAAGCTCCAAGAGTTTGCTTATGTCACTGATGGTGCTTGCAGTGAAGAGGATATCTTAAGGATGGAACTCATTATATTAAAG GCTTTAAAATGGGAACTTTGTCCTGTAACAATCATCTCCTGGCTAAATCTCTTCCTCCAAGTCGATGCTCTTAAAGATGCTCCTAAAGTTCTTCTACCTCAGTATTCTCAGGAAAAGTTCATTCAAATAGCTCAG CTTTTAGATCTGTGTATTCTAGCCATTGATTCATTAGAGTTCCAGTACAGAATACTGGCTGCTGCTGCCTTGTGCCATTTTACCTCTATCGAAGTGGTTAAGAAAGCCTCAG gtTTGGAATGGGACAACATTTCAGAATGTGTAGACTGGATGGTGCCTTTTGTCAGTGTAGTAAAAAGTACGAGTCCAGTGAAGCTGAAGATTTTTAAGAAGATTTCCATGGAAGACGGACACAATATCCAGACCCATACAAATTATCTGGCTATGTTG GATGAAGTAAATTATGTAAACACCTTCAGAAAGGGGGGACAGGTGTCACCAGTGTGCAATGGAGGCATTATGACACCACCGAAGAGCACTGAAAAGCCACCAGGAAAACACTAA